The DNA region TCTTATCTGATGTATTGCAATTTTTGAATGCTGTTTGCCTGAGGAACCCTACATGTTACTtgagttctgttttattttatctatcttgtggttgtggttgtggttGTACTGCCCTGTCAACTACATGAAATGTAAGATTAGGTTTCGCAGTGCTTTATTTCTCTAAACTTTTTGAGTATGTTAGCTTTTGACTCACAATTGCATGCTGGCAATTTATGCTGATAGAAATCTTGGATCTGCAGTGGTGAGAGCGGAAGTGAAGGTACTAGTGAAGGAAGTGATGCAAATTCTCAGAATGTAAGTTCTTTGACAGTTATCAGTTTGCTACTATATTGTCAGTATGTGTCCACAAACACTTATTTTGCAGTAATTTAAAGTTTCAAGGGCTATAAGATATGTCAAAAAGGGGGGAGAATATGTTGATTTAGCGAAGTTTTGAGTGATGTAAGGATGAAAACTGAAGAGAATGGGCTGGCTCTTTCTATACTGCCTAAATATAATTCCTGTAGGACTGCTAGTTTACTTACCTGACAGCCCCATTTAAGCTTCACGTTATTCTGAGTAAGACCTATAATGTTGTAGGGGCATAATGCATAAACGTTCAACAACTTCTGAGTTTTTTTGTTTGTCTTTAAAGACTTGGAAATTATAAGTATTGAATTGCAagtctgaaataatgaagaaagttTATGTAGTTTATTAAAAGAAAGTCATGAAACAACATAAAATATTATCTGGTTTATAAAGGTTTTTGTCGTAGAACAGGATAAAGTACTAATGGATGTTCAATATTGTTATTTCCTGACGTCTATCTATGTACGTAGTTTGTAAATGTAAATTATGTTTAAACTTTAAACACCTTAATTTGGATGAAGAAAATGACACGGGTCTGGGGGTGCATAGCTAATGCTGCTCATGTTGATTGGACATACTATATCTTTTGGATGATAccttttataaattatttgtgTTTTGTGCCCTTCAACTGCTAGGTAATTATCTTTGGCATTTATTTCTCTGTTTTTTTAGGactctgaattgaaatcagggGGCAGACGGGATTCTTTTGAAGGTTTGTGATGGTTACTTTCTGCTGTTCCAATATAGTTTCAATATTTCATTGTGTAGTGCTCTATGTAAACCCTTGGTGTTTGTGTTTTACAGCTAAAGTATACTTTTTTCTATTGAGTTACAGATGAACCATCTCAAAATGGTACTGCAGTGCATACTACACAAAATGGGGGACTTAATACACCTCATCAAACTATGTCTATGGTGCCTATCTCTGCGGGTGGTGCTCCTGGAGCTGTTCCTGGTCCCGCTACAAACTTAAATATAGGAATGGATTATTGGGGCACACCAACTTCATCCAACATTCCTGCACTGCATGGAAATGTTCCATCTACTGCAGTTGCTGGAGGGATGGCTACTGGGGGATCACGGGATGGTGTTCAGTCACAACATTGGCTACAGGTTAATTTTGACAACATAAGAATATGCCTATTACCTTGATATATATCAATTGAACGAGAAGATGTAGAAAAGACCAATGGTTTTGCcttctaatatatataattaatgccCTAATTGTGAAAATAATGGCACTTATTTTTTAGCTTttagtgcatgctggatgtttgTAGACTGAAACTACATTCTGGAAATTATCTATATTTTTTTGGCTGCCTGATTGTTTGTTCAGGTTATATAACCAACtagaattaatttttatttacttCTCTTTCCTAGTAATTTCTCTATTCCCTTTTTCAGATAGAGAATTAGGAACTAGCCTAGAGTATAAGGTAACTGCTCATTGCCTTTTTCCAAACTTCTGCCTGTGGAATATTACTGGTTTTTTCTGATTGATTTTAACTTGCAAAACTGCTTTCAGTGTTTGTCTGAGACCTGATTTCAAAGTTTCCATTGTTGCATTATTACTATCTTGTCACTTCTTATTTTAATCTATATCTATTCTGGTTTACTTTTAGGATGAAAGAGAGCTCAAAAGACAAAGGCGGAAACAGTCTAACAGGGAGTCTGCTCGCAGATCCAGGTTGCGCAAGCAGGTGATGGGACTACCCTATAGCCTTTTTCCTTCTGTGGCTGCTTGATCATTGTCCCTAATTTGAGTGTTGTTTTCAGGCTGAGTGTGATGAGCTAGCTCAGCGTGCTGAAGctttgaaagaagaaaatgctTCACTCCGATCAGAAGTAAGTCGTATCAGGAGTGATTATGAGCAGCTACTTACTGAGAATGCAGCTCTCAAGGtgattttaaaatcttatttgtTATGTTTGGAAGTTTCTAAAATGAAGGGAAGGATCGGAAAGACGTAGATGGACTATGACTTCTAACTAAACTTAGGTTCATACATAGTGATAAGCTACATTTGCATTTGGGAACCCCATAGTAGATCACAAAGAAGGGAGAAGTGATTATGGGAGAAGCTACTCCAAGTGCATGTTGGATCGGTGTcatcaaaaataattttgataaaattggTATAGTAAAAGTGAGATGAAAGTGAAGTAATTTATGCTTGGATATATTATAAGAGGTGATTTCTGTAGGGTAATTTTGTGAAATACAACTATGAAATCtcacaattgattatgtctatCGTAGAAGCTATGATTTGTAGCTTCATCCCATAATTGGTGAAATGAAATAACCAAACTGTCCAAACACCTAAAAATTGATTCTGACAGTGGAGAATCAATTCTAAACTTACAAACGTGGAACTAAACATGCTCTAGTAGCTTTTATCAGAGGAAAAGTGATTCTAGATGGTTTAAACGCGAATATTGATACAGCAAACAAAATAGATAGGCTGAGATGGATTATGACACTACCTCATAGATTTCCTCCTTGATATCTTAAAATATTTATGTGAAGGCTGACTGTGCTGTCTGACTTATATAATCTACAGGAGAGACTTGGGGAACTACCTGGGAACGATGATCTTAGGTCTGGCAAGAGTGATCAGCACACGCATGACGACGCCCAACAGAGTGGGCAGACAGAGGCTGTGCAGGGTGGTCATTAGGATCACACGCCGCGTTTCTGGAAGATAATCTAACTTAATAGCAAGAGCGCGATCGTGTTTTGGATAGCTTGTAGTTCAAATTGTATTAGAGCTGACCATTTAGTCTTCGGATCTGTTTATGTTACATGATCCATCATTCCTAATGTGGTTTTTTTCCGTCCCCATTCAAGACAACCTGGATCGTATGTAGTGTGTGAATTCTGTGTCACGCCTTATCTGCATCTTCCAAGTTAGTGTTCAAGTTTAGCAATGTAGTTAATGAACTTGGGTGTTGTCCATTATATAATTTCCTGTACAAATATTTTATCgtgaaaataaagaaaaggaGTATCACTGAATTCCATTCCATGTTAAACTTGTTATCGTCCAAGTTAGTGTTTTCGTAACTAACCGGTTACGGTTAAGCTCAGCGTTGATGGGAGTCAACGTGATGAAAATGTGATCTGCATGGATTTTGGATATATGATGAGGGATGAGAAGAACTCTGGGATTTTCGGTCGGGCTTGGAGCTTTTTCTCATGCTCTCCTAGGAGTGGAATTGTGGTTTCGGGAGAGTGGTGACAATTATGAACTGGCTTGCTAAATCTGGCGCTAGATTTACTAATTTATGCACtatttttgttgatgtttttTATTGAGTTGGAAATTCTCTTTCGGATATGCTCCTTAGTTGCGTAGTACTTTGTATTGATTTCCAATGAATAAAAAGATGAAtctgtttagtttttttttatccttATGCAATCATCTTGTAATGTTAATTGAGTAAGTATGGTGGTTTAACACTTCATTCCTTAAGGAAGTGGTTGGAGGTTTTGTTCCCAACTTGCTAATGGAAAAAACTTATTGACCTAGCGCTTAATGCGTTGACAATGAGGTGTAAGATCAGTCTCACGACTTT from Lotus japonicus ecotype B-129 chromosome 2, LjGifu_v1.2 includes:
- the LOC130740181 gene encoding bZIP transcription factor 16-like; its protein translation is MGSSEMDKTPKEKESKTPPLTPQEQPPTTSTGTVNPPDWSSFQAYSPMPPHGFLASNPQAHPYMWGVQHIMPPYGTPPHPYVAMYPHGGIYAHPSIPPGSYPFSPFAMPSPNGIVEASGNTPGSMEADGKPPEVKEKLPIKRSKGSLGSLNMITRKNNEHGKTPGTSANGAHSKSGESGSEGTSEGSDANSQNDSELKSGGRRDSFEDEPSQNGTAVHTTQNGGLNTPHQTMSMVPISAGGAPGAVPGPATNLNIGMDYWGTPTSSNIPALHGNVPSTAVAGGMATGGSRDGVQSQHWLQDERELKRQRRKQSNRESARRSRLRKQAECDELAQRAEALKEENASLRSEVSRIRSDYEQLLTENAALKERLGELPGNDDLRSGKSDQHTHDDAQQSGQTEAVQGGH